The Natronocella acetinitrilica genome has a segment encoding these proteins:
- the acpP gene encoding acyl carrier protein, whose translation MSSIEERVKKIVVEQLGVKEEEVTSEASFVDDLGADSLDTVELVMALEEEFECEIPDEEAEKITTVQQAIDYVQNHLGQ comes from the coding sequence ATGAGCAGTATCGAAGAGCGCGTCAAGAAGATCGTTGTCGAGCAACTGGGGGTCAAGGAAGAAGAAGTCACGTCTGAAGCGTCCTTCGTTGACGATCTGGGCGCCGACTCTCTGGACACCGTCGAACTCGTCATGGCACTGGAAGAAGAATTCGAGTGTGAAATTCCCGACGAAGAAGCGGAGAAAATCACCACGGTACAGCAGGCAATCGATTACGTGCAGAATCATCTCGGCCAATAA